From the genome of Salvelinus alpinus chromosome 19, SLU_Salpinus.1, whole genome shotgun sequence, one region includes:
- the LOC139545016 gene encoding scavenger receptor class F member 2-like isoform X4, protein MELNIFFAVIVVVCSFFSSFSQELNPKGRNVCKLPGSPGLVCCSGWGQLGNECLTPLCVGNFTCKENEVCVRPNECRCRHGYFGASCDTKCPTQFWGPDCKGKCQCFPNGHCDDMTGKCTCNPNRWGPNCEKPCLCQKGKCDQDTGSCTCHHGFWGPQCANNCYCSLNSICDQNTGRCNCSLGWSGRNCAIQCNCNNSPCEQFTGRCQCQERHWGPRCERYCQCIHGKCNQVDGSCTCTPGYRGKFCREPCPAGFYGQNCRNRCGHCKGQQPCKITEGRCVTCERGWNGTKCDQMCLSGFFGENCLDVCPPCKDGHFCNRIDGKCSHCNPGWIGDRCEVRCPNGTYGDNCENDCRHCSNGVCHVATGECLCDPGFYGTYCNMTCQMGQYGVNCAQTCTCHDNNCNPVSGACNLQPNQRMGVIAAGTLVFFLLIVLLSLLCCCCLCRNKHHHNKKAKRILCGRFSRISTKLPRIPLRRQKLPKVVAHHPENTFNCSFIEPPSVAELPSPSSWSSQESFDSFEEEPSDDGPVYCVPHEESLNENKVKSSPPVAEMPAAAFHSEDDTGGYTSLKDTSATTYKPQDGNEAPLKSSDSEGSTSSSESAIGALYARIAHLSKNSKEEEDGGDSMVTIEVKGNRKPPSPGGKTRTKPRPPDPSTKPKVSWIHGNNGGTTLQVEKPNQGGKGLTFPKVKTARSSSNSSAKSEERQRLKESSKEKSNREEKGTVVNGSPSKHKAHWVGRSGENMNHIEHINGVVQNALKKIGNFHNSDKKAAAVEIPKEAPKSPKVIHPHMNSEAATLLAAQLKEKTQSITRNEGTGLVKTNGLSTPILRGRGDREKPTPPQKAKRTTAPTPGHQGSNKPLLPTTTSLQKMVGVGVPKTDPATPEVTPKSPEKQDLNGSRVGEGCGGAGDSMLKKIPIKKPPRKKGKEGTLDTTLETKTPTKTAIMPPQIVK, encoded by the exons ATCACCAGGCTTGGTATGCTGCAGCGGGTGGGGGCAGCTAGGCAATGAATGTTTGACAC CTCTTTGTGTAGGGAACTTTACCTGTAAGGAGAATGAGGTGTGCGTCAGGCCCAATGAATGTCGCTGTCGCCATGGATATTTCggagccagttgtgatacaa AGTGCCCAACCCAATTCTGGGGCCCCGACTGCAAGGGCAAGTGCCAGTGCTTCCCCAACGGCCACTGTGACGACATGACGGGCAAGTGCACGTGCAACCCCAACCGCTGGGGGCCCAACTGCGAGAAGCCCTGCCTCTGCCAGAAGGGCAAGTGTGACCAGGACACGGGCTCGTGCACATGCCACCATGGCTTCTGGGGCCCTCAGTGTGCTAACAACTGCTACTGCAGTCTCAACTCTATTTGTGACCAGAACACAGGAAGGTGTAACTGTAGTCTAGGTTGGTCGGGGAGGAACTGTGCCATCCAGTGTAACTGCAATAACTCACCATGCGAGCAGTTTACGGGTCGGTGCCAGTGCCAGGAGAGACATTGGGGCCCGCGGTGCGAGAGGTATTGTCAGTGTATCCATGGGAAGTGCAACCAGGTGGACGGCTCATGTACCTGTACGCCGGGGTACCGAGGGAAGTTCTGCAGGGAACCGTGTCCCGCTGGATTCTATGGACAGAACTGCAGGAACAG gtGTGGGCATTGTAAGGGGCAGCAGCCCTGTAAGATAACCGAGGGCAGGTGTGTAACCTGTGAGAGGGGCTGGAACGGGACCAAGTGTGACCAGATGTGCCTGTCAGGCTTCTTCGGAGAGAACTGCCTGGATGTGTGTCCACCTTGTAAAGACGGCCACTTCTGCAACCGCATCGACGGAAAGTGCTCCCACTGCAACCCCGGCTGGATCGGGGACAG gtGTGAGGTGCGTTGTCCCAACGGGACTTATGGGGATAACTGTGAGAATGACTGCAGACACTGTTCTAACGGCGTCTGTCACGTTGCCACTGGAGAGTGCCTGTGTGACCCAGGATTTTACGGGACATA CTGCAACATGACGTGTCAGATGGGTCAGTATGGAGTGAACTGTGCCCAGACCTGCACCTGTCACGACAACAACTGTAACCCAGTGTCTGGGGCCTGCAACCTAC AGCCTAACCAGCGGATGGGTGTGATCGCGGCGGGAACCCTGGTCTTCTTTCTGCTCAttgtcctcctctcactcctctgctgctgctgcctctgcAGAAATAAACACCACCACAA TAAAAAAGCCAAGCGGATCCTGTGTGGACGATTCAGCCGAATCAGCACCAAACTCCCCCGGATCCCACTGAGACGGCAGAAGCTGCCTAAAGTAGTCG CCCACCACCCTGAGAACACATTCAACTGCAGCTTCATCGAGCCCCCCTCTGTAGCCGAGCTGCCCAGCCCCTCCTCCTGGTCCTCCCAGGAGTCCTTCGATTCCTTCGAAGAGGAACCCAGTGATGATGGCCCTGTGTACTGTGTTCCCCATGAAG AGTCGCTGAATGAGAATAAGGTGAAGTCCAGTCCCCCTGTGGCTGAGATGCCAGCAGCAGCCTTCCACAGTGAGGATGATACAGGTGGGTATACCTCCCTAAAAGACACCAGCGCCACCACCTACAAACCCCAGGATGGGAATGAAGCGCCCCTCAAGTCCTCAGACAGCGAGGGCTCCACCAGCAGTTCTGAGTCAGCCATTGGGGCCCTTTATGCCCGCATTGCACACCTCTCCAAGAATTCcaaggaggaagaggatggggGCGACAGCATGGTCACCATCGAGGTCAAGGGTAACAGGAAACCACCGTCCCCGGGGGGAAAGACCAGGACCAAACCACGCCCGCCGGACCCCTCCACCAAACCCAAGGTGTCGTGGATCCATGGGAACAACGGGGGTACCACTCTCCAAGTGGAGAAGCCAAACCAGGGGGGTAAGGGGCTAACATTTCCCAAGGTGAAGACAGCCAGGAGCTCTAGCAACAGCTCAGCCAAGAGCGAAGAGAGGCAGAGGCTGAAGGAGAGTTCCAAGGAGAAGAGCAACCGAGAGGAAAAGGGGACGGTGGTCAACGGCTCCCCTAGCAAACACAAGGCCCACTGGGTGGGGAGGTCCGGAGAGAACATGAACCACATAGAGCACATCAACGGGGTGGTGCAAAACGCTCTCAAGAAGATTGGCAACTTCCACAACTCCGATAAGAAGGCAGCCGCTGTGGAGATCCCCAAGGAGGCGCCCAAGAGCCCCAAAGTGATCCACCCACACATGAACTCAGAGGCCGCCACACTCCTGGCCGCCCAGCTCAAGGAGAAGACGCAGAGCATCACCCGGAACGAGGGCACAGGCCTGGTAAAGACCAACGGCCTGTCCACCCCGATCCTCCGGGGCCGAGGAGACCGGGAAAAGCCCACCCCTCCGCAGAAGGCCAAACGGACCACCGCTCCCACACCAGGCCACCAGGGCTCCAACAAGCctctgctgcctaccaccaccaGCCTCCAGAAGATGGTGGGTGTGGGGGTCCCCAAAACGGACCCAGCTACCCCCGAGGTCACCCCCAAGAGCCCGGAGAAGCAGGACTTGAACGGCTCTAGAGTGGGTGAGGGTTGTGGTGGTGCGGGGGACTCCATGCTAAAGAAGATCCCCATCAAAAAGCCTCCCCGAAAGAAAGGCAAGGAAGGGACTTTGGATACTACTCTGGAAACTAAGACACCGACAAAGACAGCGATTATGCCACCGCAGATAGTCAAATAG
- the LOC139545016 gene encoding scavenger receptor class F member 2-like isoform X3, with protein MELNIFFAVIVVVCSFFSSFSQELNPKGRNVCKLPGSPGLVCCSGWGQLGNECLTPLCVGNFTCKENEVCVRPNECRCRHGYFGASCDTKCPTQFWGPDCKGKCQCFPNGHCDDMTGKCTCNPNRWGPNCEKPCLCQKGKCDQDTGSCTCHHGFWGPQCANNCYCSLNSICDQNTGRCNCSLGWSGRNCAIQCNCNNSPCEQFTGRCQCQERHWGPRCERYCQCIHGKCNQVDGSCTCTPGYRGKFCREPCPAGFYGQNCRNRCGHCKGQQPCKITEGRCVTCERGWNGTKCDQMCLSGFFGENCLDVCPPCKDGHFCNRIDGKCSHCNPGWIGDRCEVRCPNGTYGDNCENDCRHCSNGVCHVATGECLCDPGFYGTYCNMTCQMGQYGVNCAQTCTCHDNNCNPVSGACNLQPNQRMGVIAAGTLVFFLLIVLLSLLCCCCLCRNKHHHNKKAKRILCGRFSRISTKLPRIPLRRQKLPKVVVAHHPENTFNCSFIEPPSVAELPSPSSWSSQESFDSFEEEPSDDGPVYCVPHEESLNENKVKSSPPVAEMPAAAFHSEDDTGGYTSLKDTSATTYKPQDGNEAPLKSSDSEGSTSSSESAIGALYARIAHLSKNSKEEEDGGDSMVTIEVKGNRKPPSPGGKTRTKPRPPDPSTKPKVSWIHGNNGGTTLQVEKPNQGGKGLTFPKVKTARSSSNSSAKSEERQRLKESSKEKSNREEKGTVVNGSPSKHKAHWVGRSGENMNHIEHINGVVQNALKKIGNFHNSDKKAAAVEIPKEAPKSPKVIHPHMNSEAATLLAAQLKEKTQSITRNEGTGLVKTNGLSTPILRGRGDREKPTPPQKAKRTTAPTPGHQGSNKPLLPTTTSLQKMVGVGVPKTDPATPEVTPKSPEKQDLNGSRVGEGCGGAGDSMLKKIPIKKPPRKKGKEGTLDTTLETKTPTKTAIMPPQIVK; from the exons ATCACCAGGCTTGGTATGCTGCAGCGGGTGGGGGCAGCTAGGCAATGAATGTTTGACAC CTCTTTGTGTAGGGAACTTTACCTGTAAGGAGAATGAGGTGTGCGTCAGGCCCAATGAATGTCGCTGTCGCCATGGATATTTCggagccagttgtgatacaa AGTGCCCAACCCAATTCTGGGGCCCCGACTGCAAGGGCAAGTGCCAGTGCTTCCCCAACGGCCACTGTGACGACATGACGGGCAAGTGCACGTGCAACCCCAACCGCTGGGGGCCCAACTGCGAGAAGCCCTGCCTCTGCCAGAAGGGCAAGTGTGACCAGGACACGGGCTCGTGCACATGCCACCATGGCTTCTGGGGCCCTCAGTGTGCTAACAACTGCTACTGCAGTCTCAACTCTATTTGTGACCAGAACACAGGAAGGTGTAACTGTAGTCTAGGTTGGTCGGGGAGGAACTGTGCCATCCAGTGTAACTGCAATAACTCACCATGCGAGCAGTTTACGGGTCGGTGCCAGTGCCAGGAGAGACATTGGGGCCCGCGGTGCGAGAGGTATTGTCAGTGTATCCATGGGAAGTGCAACCAGGTGGACGGCTCATGTACCTGTACGCCGGGGTACCGAGGGAAGTTCTGCAGGGAACCGTGTCCCGCTGGATTCTATGGACAGAACTGCAGGAACAG gtGTGGGCATTGTAAGGGGCAGCAGCCCTGTAAGATAACCGAGGGCAGGTGTGTAACCTGTGAGAGGGGCTGGAACGGGACCAAGTGTGACCAGATGTGCCTGTCAGGCTTCTTCGGAGAGAACTGCCTGGATGTGTGTCCACCTTGTAAAGACGGCCACTTCTGCAACCGCATCGACGGAAAGTGCTCCCACTGCAACCCCGGCTGGATCGGGGACAG gtGTGAGGTGCGTTGTCCCAACGGGACTTATGGGGATAACTGTGAGAATGACTGCAGACACTGTTCTAACGGCGTCTGTCACGTTGCCACTGGAGAGTGCCTGTGTGACCCAGGATTTTACGGGACATA CTGCAACATGACGTGTCAGATGGGTCAGTATGGAGTGAACTGTGCCCAGACCTGCACCTGTCACGACAACAACTGTAACCCAGTGTCTGGGGCCTGCAACCTAC AGCCTAACCAGCGGATGGGTGTGATCGCGGCGGGAACCCTGGTCTTCTTTCTGCTCAttgtcctcctctcactcctctgctgctgctgcctctgcAGAAATAAACACCACCACAA TAAAAAAGCCAAGCGGATCCTGTGTGGACGATTCAGCCGAATCAGCACCAAACTCCCCCGGATCCCACTGAGACGGCAGAAGCTGCCTAAAGTAGTCG TAGCCCACCACCCTGAGAACACATTCAACTGCAGCTTCATCGAGCCCCCCTCTGTAGCCGAGCTGCCCAGCCCCTCCTCCTGGTCCTCCCAGGAGTCCTTCGATTCCTTCGAAGAGGAACCCAGTGATGATGGCCCTGTGTACTGTGTTCCCCATGAAG AGTCGCTGAATGAGAATAAGGTGAAGTCCAGTCCCCCTGTGGCTGAGATGCCAGCAGCAGCCTTCCACAGTGAGGATGATACAGGTGGGTATACCTCCCTAAAAGACACCAGCGCCACCACCTACAAACCCCAGGATGGGAATGAAGCGCCCCTCAAGTCCTCAGACAGCGAGGGCTCCACCAGCAGTTCTGAGTCAGCCATTGGGGCCCTTTATGCCCGCATTGCACACCTCTCCAAGAATTCcaaggaggaagaggatggggGCGACAGCATGGTCACCATCGAGGTCAAGGGTAACAGGAAACCACCGTCCCCGGGGGGAAAGACCAGGACCAAACCACGCCCGCCGGACCCCTCCACCAAACCCAAGGTGTCGTGGATCCATGGGAACAACGGGGGTACCACTCTCCAAGTGGAGAAGCCAAACCAGGGGGGTAAGGGGCTAACATTTCCCAAGGTGAAGACAGCCAGGAGCTCTAGCAACAGCTCAGCCAAGAGCGAAGAGAGGCAGAGGCTGAAGGAGAGTTCCAAGGAGAAGAGCAACCGAGAGGAAAAGGGGACGGTGGTCAACGGCTCCCCTAGCAAACACAAGGCCCACTGGGTGGGGAGGTCCGGAGAGAACATGAACCACATAGAGCACATCAACGGGGTGGTGCAAAACGCTCTCAAGAAGATTGGCAACTTCCACAACTCCGATAAGAAGGCAGCCGCTGTGGAGATCCCCAAGGAGGCGCCCAAGAGCCCCAAAGTGATCCACCCACACATGAACTCAGAGGCCGCCACACTCCTGGCCGCCCAGCTCAAGGAGAAGACGCAGAGCATCACCCGGAACGAGGGCACAGGCCTGGTAAAGACCAACGGCCTGTCCACCCCGATCCTCCGGGGCCGAGGAGACCGGGAAAAGCCCACCCCTCCGCAGAAGGCCAAACGGACCACCGCTCCCACACCAGGCCACCAGGGCTCCAACAAGCctctgctgcctaccaccaccaGCCTCCAGAAGATGGTGGGTGTGGGGGTCCCCAAAACGGACCCAGCTACCCCCGAGGTCACCCCCAAGAGCCCGGAGAAGCAGGACTTGAACGGCTCTAGAGTGGGTGAGGGTTGTGGTGGTGCGGGGGACTCCATGCTAAAGAAGATCCCCATCAAAAAGCCTCCCCGAAAGAAAGGCAAGGAAGGGACTTTGGATACTACTCTGGAAACTAAGACACCGACAAAGACAGCGATTATGCCACCGCAGATAGTCAAATAG
- the LOC139545016 gene encoding scavenger receptor class F member 2-like isoform X2, translating into MELNIFFAVIVVVCSFFSSFSQELNPKGRNVCKLPGSPGLVCCSGWGQLGNECLTPLCVGNFTCKENEVCVRPNECRCRHGYFGASCDTKCPTQFWGPDCKGKCQCFPNGHCDDMTGKCTCNPNRWGPNCEKPCLCQKGKCDQDTGSCTCHHGFWGPQCANNCYCSLNSICDQNTGRCNCSLGWSGRNCAIQCNCNNSPCEQFTGRCQCQERHWGPRCERYCQCIHGKCNQVDGSCTCTPGYRGKFCREPCPAGFYGQNCRNRCGHCKGQQPCKITEGRCVTCERGWNGTKCDQMCLSGFFGENCLDVCPPCKDGHFCNRIDGKCSHCNPGWIGDRCEVRCPNGTYGDNCENDCRHCSNGVCHVATGECLCDPGFYGTYCNMTCQMGQYGVNCAQTCTCHDNNCNPVSGACNLQPNQRMGVIAAGTLVFFLLIVLLSLLCCCCLCRNKHHHNPDQDNSTNSKKAKRILCGRFSRISTKLPRIPLRRQKLPKVVAHHPENTFNCSFIEPPSVAELPSPSSWSSQESFDSFEEEPSDDGPVYCVPHEESLNENKVKSSPPVAEMPAAAFHSEDDTGGYTSLKDTSATTYKPQDGNEAPLKSSDSEGSTSSSESAIGALYARIAHLSKNSKEEEDGGDSMVTIEVKGNRKPPSPGGKTRTKPRPPDPSTKPKVSWIHGNNGGTTLQVEKPNQGGKGLTFPKVKTARSSSNSSAKSEERQRLKESSKEKSNREEKGTVVNGSPSKHKAHWVGRSGENMNHIEHINGVVQNALKKIGNFHNSDKKAAAVEIPKEAPKSPKVIHPHMNSEAATLLAAQLKEKTQSITRNEGTGLVKTNGLSTPILRGRGDREKPTPPQKAKRTTAPTPGHQGSNKPLLPTTTSLQKMVGVGVPKTDPATPEVTPKSPEKQDLNGSRVGEGCGGAGDSMLKKIPIKKPPRKKGKEGTLDTTLETKTPTKTAIMPPQIVK; encoded by the exons ATCACCAGGCTTGGTATGCTGCAGCGGGTGGGGGCAGCTAGGCAATGAATGTTTGACAC CTCTTTGTGTAGGGAACTTTACCTGTAAGGAGAATGAGGTGTGCGTCAGGCCCAATGAATGTCGCTGTCGCCATGGATATTTCggagccagttgtgatacaa AGTGCCCAACCCAATTCTGGGGCCCCGACTGCAAGGGCAAGTGCCAGTGCTTCCCCAACGGCCACTGTGACGACATGACGGGCAAGTGCACGTGCAACCCCAACCGCTGGGGGCCCAACTGCGAGAAGCCCTGCCTCTGCCAGAAGGGCAAGTGTGACCAGGACACGGGCTCGTGCACATGCCACCATGGCTTCTGGGGCCCTCAGTGTGCTAACAACTGCTACTGCAGTCTCAACTCTATTTGTGACCAGAACACAGGAAGGTGTAACTGTAGTCTAGGTTGGTCGGGGAGGAACTGTGCCATCCAGTGTAACTGCAATAACTCACCATGCGAGCAGTTTACGGGTCGGTGCCAGTGCCAGGAGAGACATTGGGGCCCGCGGTGCGAGAGGTATTGTCAGTGTATCCATGGGAAGTGCAACCAGGTGGACGGCTCATGTACCTGTACGCCGGGGTACCGAGGGAAGTTCTGCAGGGAACCGTGTCCCGCTGGATTCTATGGACAGAACTGCAGGAACAG gtGTGGGCATTGTAAGGGGCAGCAGCCCTGTAAGATAACCGAGGGCAGGTGTGTAACCTGTGAGAGGGGCTGGAACGGGACCAAGTGTGACCAGATGTGCCTGTCAGGCTTCTTCGGAGAGAACTGCCTGGATGTGTGTCCACCTTGTAAAGACGGCCACTTCTGCAACCGCATCGACGGAAAGTGCTCCCACTGCAACCCCGGCTGGATCGGGGACAG gtGTGAGGTGCGTTGTCCCAACGGGACTTATGGGGATAACTGTGAGAATGACTGCAGACACTGTTCTAACGGCGTCTGTCACGTTGCCACTGGAGAGTGCCTGTGTGACCCAGGATTTTACGGGACATA CTGCAACATGACGTGTCAGATGGGTCAGTATGGAGTGAACTGTGCCCAGACCTGCACCTGTCACGACAACAACTGTAACCCAGTGTCTGGGGCCTGCAACCTAC AGCCTAACCAGCGGATGGGTGTGATCGCGGCGGGAACCCTGGTCTTCTTTCTGCTCAttgtcctcctctcactcctctgctgctgctgcctctgcAGAAATAAACACCACCACAA tCCTGACCAAGACAACTCTACCAACAGTAAAAAAGCCAAGCGGATCCTGTGTGGACGATTCAGCCGAATCAGCACCAAACTCCCCCGGATCCCACTGAGACGGCAGAAGCTGCCTAAAGTAGTCG CCCACCACCCTGAGAACACATTCAACTGCAGCTTCATCGAGCCCCCCTCTGTAGCCGAGCTGCCCAGCCCCTCCTCCTGGTCCTCCCAGGAGTCCTTCGATTCCTTCGAAGAGGAACCCAGTGATGATGGCCCTGTGTACTGTGTTCCCCATGAAG AGTCGCTGAATGAGAATAAGGTGAAGTCCAGTCCCCCTGTGGCTGAGATGCCAGCAGCAGCCTTCCACAGTGAGGATGATACAGGTGGGTATACCTCCCTAAAAGACACCAGCGCCACCACCTACAAACCCCAGGATGGGAATGAAGCGCCCCTCAAGTCCTCAGACAGCGAGGGCTCCACCAGCAGTTCTGAGTCAGCCATTGGGGCCCTTTATGCCCGCATTGCACACCTCTCCAAGAATTCcaaggaggaagaggatggggGCGACAGCATGGTCACCATCGAGGTCAAGGGTAACAGGAAACCACCGTCCCCGGGGGGAAAGACCAGGACCAAACCACGCCCGCCGGACCCCTCCACCAAACCCAAGGTGTCGTGGATCCATGGGAACAACGGGGGTACCACTCTCCAAGTGGAGAAGCCAAACCAGGGGGGTAAGGGGCTAACATTTCCCAAGGTGAAGACAGCCAGGAGCTCTAGCAACAGCTCAGCCAAGAGCGAAGAGAGGCAGAGGCTGAAGGAGAGTTCCAAGGAGAAGAGCAACCGAGAGGAAAAGGGGACGGTGGTCAACGGCTCCCCTAGCAAACACAAGGCCCACTGGGTGGGGAGGTCCGGAGAGAACATGAACCACATAGAGCACATCAACGGGGTGGTGCAAAACGCTCTCAAGAAGATTGGCAACTTCCACAACTCCGATAAGAAGGCAGCCGCTGTGGAGATCCCCAAGGAGGCGCCCAAGAGCCCCAAAGTGATCCACCCACACATGAACTCAGAGGCCGCCACACTCCTGGCCGCCCAGCTCAAGGAGAAGACGCAGAGCATCACCCGGAACGAGGGCACAGGCCTGGTAAAGACCAACGGCCTGTCCACCCCGATCCTCCGGGGCCGAGGAGACCGGGAAAAGCCCACCCCTCCGCAGAAGGCCAAACGGACCACCGCTCCCACACCAGGCCACCAGGGCTCCAACAAGCctctgctgcctaccaccaccaGCCTCCAGAAGATGGTGGGTGTGGGGGTCCCCAAAACGGACCCAGCTACCCCCGAGGTCACCCCCAAGAGCCCGGAGAAGCAGGACTTGAACGGCTCTAGAGTGGGTGAGGGTTGTGGTGGTGCGGGGGACTCCATGCTAAAGAAGATCCCCATCAAAAAGCCTCCCCGAAAGAAAGGCAAGGAAGGGACTTTGGATACTACTCTGGAAACTAAGACACCGACAAAGACAGCGATTATGCCACCGCAGATAGTCAAATAG